In Perca fluviatilis chromosome 14, GENO_Pfluv_1.0, whole genome shotgun sequence, a genomic segment contains:
- the LOC120572904 gene encoding coxsackievirus and adenovirus receptor homolog isoform X2, translating to MAGFRCALFTLLWIFSVAGEDPQQLIVKPGQDVTLQCQAPRDADISRLTWSRPDLGSDYVFFFRDGRMYVNYQHPSYHGRVQLSVPEMKDGNVSIVLKNVSANDTGTYQCRILISGGDGPELINTTTLNVTDSGHTDGRTGVGRDTDGGDKDGGSKNGGSKDLRFANGLELLLLLLFYCLINP from the exons ATGGCTGGATTCAGAtgtgctttatttacattattatgGATATTTTCTGTGGCTGGAGAAG ACCCACAACAGTTGATAGTGAAGCCTGGACAGGACGTCACTCTTCAGTGTCAGGCTCCCAGAGATGCTGACATCAGTAGGTTGACTTGGAGCAGACCTGACCTGGGGTCAGATTATGTCTTCTTCTTCAGAGATGGCCGCATGTATGTAAACTACCAGCATCCATCATATCACGGTAGAGTGCAGCTGAGTGTTCCCGAGATGAAGGACGGAAATGTTTCTATTGTTCTGAAGAACGTCAGCGCCAACGACACCGGGACGTACCAGTGTCGAATTTTAATCAGTGGGGGAGACGGACCTGAACTCATCAACACCACCACCCTGAATGTCACAGACTCAG GTCACACAGATGGACGCACCGGGGTAGGAAGAGACACTGATGGAGGAGACAAGGATGGAGGAAGCAAGAATGGAGGAAGCAAGGATTTAAGATTTGCGAATGGTCTggaattgttgttgttattgttgttttattgtttgatTAATCCTTAA
- the LOC120572904 gene encoding uncharacterized protein LOC120572904 isoform X1: MCFIYIIMDIFCGWRSSGWRQSAFHYLCTCTLHNDNKDPQQLIVKPGQDVTLQCQAPRDADISRLTWSRPDLGSDYVFFFRDGRMYVNYQHPSYHGRVQLSVPEMKDGNVSIVLKNVSANDTGTYQCRILISGGDGPELINTTTLNVTDSGHTDGRTGVGRDTDGGDKDGGSKNGGSKDLRFANGLELLLLLLFYCLINP, from the exons AtgtgctttatttacattattatgGATATTTTCTGTGGCTGGAGAAG TTCTGGTTGGAGGCAATCTGCATTTCACtatctttgtacttgtacactacacaatgacaataaag ACCCACAACAGTTGATAGTGAAGCCTGGACAGGACGTCACTCTTCAGTGTCAGGCTCCCAGAGATGCTGACATCAGTAGGTTGACTTGGAGCAGACCTGACCTGGGGTCAGATTATGTCTTCTTCTTCAGAGATGGCCGCATGTATGTAAACTACCAGCATCCATCATATCACGGTAGAGTGCAGCTGAGTGTTCCCGAGATGAAGGACGGAAATGTTTCTATTGTTCTGAAGAACGTCAGCGCCAACGACACCGGGACGTACCAGTGTCGAATTTTAATCAGTGGGGGAGACGGACCTGAACTCATCAACACCACCACCCTGAATGTCACAGACTCAG GTCACACAGATGGACGCACCGGGGTAGGAAGAGACACTGATGGAGGAGACAAGGATGGAGGAAGCAAGAATGGAGGAAGCAAGGATTTAAGATTTGCGAATGGTCTggaattgttgttgttattgttgttttattgtttgatTAATCCTTAA